The following are from one region of the Ornithorhynchus anatinus isolate Pmale09 chromosome X1, mOrnAna1.pri.v4, whole genome shotgun sequence genome:
- the FAM114A2 gene encoding protein FAM114A2, giving the protein MSENDGVENLAAEEVTSPEDGNNQPVGESGPTGHDARRDSKSEPVAPTRKRPEVRPPSEPVPSEVSPTQALKAAEEDSSVTNASLAGWGYWGNWGKSLLSSASATVATVGQGISNAIERAETSLGIPNPSEISSEVQDATEGDTNSKSSSSAKDPVSSSPIGGAFGMLSSISTAVQSTGKSVITGGLDALEFIGKKTMDVIAEGDPGFKKTKGLMIRNSTLSQVLREAKEKEEEWTANKVTVDADKKATYGLLFDEFQGLSHLEALEILSQESDVKVKSTTNSLSGGELEALKLELEQLKEAFSLPEFCDEEEEEQRGDEDFSVEITELFSQLRVSTKPDKLVKARNTAYEKIKTFDSEPSIEEEKEEGEQVESEVSDHDIEKSIEDIHAFAIRSLAELTAYSIELFHKTAALVLHGQKQEVTPIERSKALSQMTIVLCRELSSLSKEFTTSLTVTGVKEKPDVLNPLITGVFLEASNSASYVQDAFQLLLPVLEISLIQNWTEFSP; this is encoded by the exons ATGTCTGAAAACGACGGAGTTGAAAATCTGGCAGCAGAAGAGGTGACCAGCCCCGAGGATGGAAATAATCAGCCAGTCGGGGAGTCTGGGCCCACGGGTCACGATGCCAGGCGGGACAGTAAATCTGAGCCCGTAGCTCCAACTCGGAAAAGACCTGAGGTCAGACCTCCTAGTGAACCTGTGCCTTCAGAAGTTTCACCGACGCAAGCGTTGAAAGCTGCAGAGGAG GACTCGAGTGTTACAAATGCATCCCTGGCAGGATGGGGCTACTGGGGgaattggggcaagtcactgctctcctctgcctctgctaCTGTAGCTACTGTAG GGCAAGGTATTTCAAATGCCATTGAGAGGGCCGAGACCTCCCTAGGAATCCCCAACCCCAGTGAAATTTCATCTGAGGTCCAAGATGCCACAGAAG GGGACACAAATTCCAAGTCAAGCAGTTCAGCTAAAGATCCTGTAAGCTCTTCACCCATCGGAGGGGCTTTTGGAATGCTCTCTTCTATTTCTACTGCAGTTCAGAGCACA GGAAAAAGTGTCATTACTGGGGGTTTGGATGCTTTGGAATTTATTGGAAAAAAGACAATGGATGTAATAGCTGAAGGAGATCCGGGATTTAAGAAAACAAAAGGCCTAATGATCAGAAATTCTACACTGTCTCAG GTTTTGagagaggcaaaggagaaggaagaggagtggaCGGCCAATAAGGTTACTGTGGATGCTGACAAGAAAGCTACTTATGGGCTACTCTTTGATGAGTTTCAAGGCCTTTCGCATCTGGAAGCTCTGGAGATACTTTCTCAAGAAAGCGATGTAAAG GTAAAATCCACCACCAACTCCCTGTCTGGAGGAGAATTAGAGGCATTAAAACTTGAATTGGAGCAACTCAAAGAAGCGTTTTCACTACCTGAGTTCTgtgacgaagaggaggaggagcaaaggg GAGATGAAGATTTCAGTGTGGAGATCACAGAGCTGTTTTCACAGTTGCGTGTTTCGACCAAACCAGACAAACTGGTCAAA GCTAGAAATACTGCCTATGAGAAGATAAAGACATTCGACTCTGAGCCCTCCAtcgaggaagaaaaggaagaaggagaacaggtggaaTCAGAAGTTTCAGACCATGATATTGAAAAATCTATAGAG GATATTCATGCATTCGCTATTCGAAGTCTGGCTGAACTGACTGCCTACTCCATTGAACTGTTTCACAAAACAGCAGCTCTAGTTCTTCATGGACAGAAGCAGGAAGTGACACCCATAGAGAGAAGTAAAGCCTTGTCACA aatGACGATTGTATTGTGTAGAGAATTATCTTCTCTATCTAAAGAGTTCACAACAAGTCTGACAGTTACGGGG GTCAAAGAAAAGCCAGATGTGCTTAACCCATTAATCACTGGTGTATTTTTAGAG GCGTCAAACAGTGCTTCGTATGTCCAAGATGCCTTTCAATTGCTCCTTCCTGTACTTGAGATCTCCCTTATTCAGAACTGGACTGAATTTTCACCGTAA